From a single Fulvivirga ulvae genomic region:
- a CDS encoding RtcB family protein, with amino-acid sequence MATTKISGRELRKLGYPEGKVIGIAMKVLEEKYKGKSKKQKLELLAQVVKNPEFYLKHDSLAPVAKSLIIKTEHNETVELNKNRLDYRIYGAEGIEPGAINQMEIAMKLPVTKAGALMPDAHQGYGLPIGGVLATDNAVIPYAVGVDIGCRMCMTLYDIRPEFIEQNGFKLKKMLIDNTRFGNEVFRQPVDHEVLERSAFNEINILKSLKDRAYSQIGSSGGGNHFVEFGIGEIMEADNEWGLPTGRYLAVLSHSGSRGLGANVARHYTRLAMDKCRLPKEARHLAWLGLDTDDGAEYWNAMNLAGDYASACHHQIHERLSATLGEKPLMMVENHHNFAWKESDRFGNEVIVHRKGATPAEKGVLGIIPGSMTAPGFIVRGKGLADSLNSASHGAGRVMSRRKAKETLSKREVDEHLKKAGIEVIGSGLDEAPMVYKDIHQVMSYQTALVEILGTFTPRIVRMCGDKRFGEVD; translated from the coding sequence ATGGCAACTACAAAGATATCAGGAAGGGAGTTGAGAAAACTTGGCTATCCTGAAGGTAAGGTAATAGGCATAGCCATGAAGGTGCTTGAAGAAAAATACAAAGGCAAGAGTAAAAAGCAAAAGCTAGAGCTACTTGCGCAGGTAGTAAAAAATCCTGAGTTCTATCTTAAGCATGATTCACTGGCGCCTGTTGCCAAAAGCCTGATTATAAAAACAGAGCATAATGAGACGGTGGAGCTAAACAAAAACAGACTTGACTATCGTATCTACGGTGCTGAAGGGATAGAACCAGGCGCCATCAACCAGATGGAAATAGCCATGAAGCTCCCTGTTACCAAAGCCGGTGCTTTGATGCCAGATGCCCACCAGGGATATGGCTTGCCAATAGGTGGCGTTCTGGCTACGGACAATGCGGTTATCCCCTATGCAGTGGGTGTCGATATTGGCTGCAGAATGTGTATGACGCTGTATGACATCCGGCCGGAGTTTATTGAACAAAACGGATTTAAGCTAAAAAAAATGCTAATAGATAATACCCGTTTCGGCAATGAAGTATTTAGACAGCCGGTAGATCATGAAGTGCTGGAAAGAAGTGCTTTCAATGAGATCAATATCCTGAAATCCTTAAAAGACAGGGCTTACAGCCAGATCGGTAGTTCTGGTGGTGGTAACCACTTTGTTGAATTTGGCATAGGTGAGATTATGGAAGCTGATAATGAATGGGGATTACCTACCGGCAGATACCTGGCAGTACTCTCCCACTCTGGTTCCCGCGGTCTGGGCGCCAATGTGGCGCGGCATTATACCAGACTGGCCATGGACAAGTGCAGGCTTCCTAAAGAAGCGCGTCACCTGGCCTGGCTCGGATTGGATACAGACGATGGCGCAGAGTACTGGAATGCCATGAACCTGGCAGGCGATTATGCCTCAGCATGTCATCATCAGATCCATGAACGGCTTTCTGCAACATTGGGGGAGAAACCACTGATGATGGTTGAAAATCACCACAATTTTGCATGGAAAGAGTCAGACCGCTTTGGCAATGAGGTGATTGTTCATCGTAAAGGGGCTACACCGGCAGAGAAAGGAGTACTGGGAATTATTCCGGGCTCAATGACTGCTCCAGGCTTTATCGTCCGGGGCAAGGGGCTGGCTGACTCGCTTAACTCAGCCTCTCACGGTGCCGGCCGGGTGATGTCGCGGAGAAAGGCCAAGGAAACGTTATCCAAAAGGGAGGTGGATGAGCACCTGAAAAAGGCTGGCATTGAAGTTATTGGCTCGGGACTGGATGAAGCGCCTATGGTTTATAAGGACATCCATCAGGTTATGTCTTATCAAACAGCGCTTGTAGAGATATTAGGTACTTTCACCCCCCGAATTGTAAGAATGTGTGGGGACAAAAGGTTTGGTGAGGTAGACTAA
- a CDS encoding endonuclease: protein MKNFYRTVLCLFLSLVAVHFTYSQVANGSFESWTGNAPDSWTTIDNGISLSESTSVKKEGSSSASITVNTSTQGDTDLRQTINVTSGQNYTFSVWVYHTEGGMRARLYVDGYQNYSDPSIVNQWQQVSFSYTPSSSSIEVGLRFYDVSGFDGSEIVYADLFEPTTASGGGSGGGGTGGCTDVSVTLKTDNYASETSWAIKNSSGTTLHSGNNYSNNTTYTGTFCLEAGDYTFTIYDSYGDGICCAYGNGYYTVESAGTTLGSGGSFGSSETVPFTIGSTDPGDGGGDTGDYYNSASGLTGYTLKTALYNIIKGHTAQGYSALWTFYNSSELDQSYEHDGTILDMYSENPNGNDPYNFTKSNDQCGTYSGEGDCYNREHSFPRSWFGGAVEPMNSDVHHIFATDGYVNGKRSSYPYGEVGSASYTSSNGSKLGSSAAGLGYNGTVFEPIDEFKGDFARAAFYMATRYENVIGSWENNSSYGDAVLDGSGNKVFEDWALNMLMAWHNADPVSAKEVSRNEAAYTHQGNRNPFVDHPEWVGDIWGGGSSLARTAGTDDEHAMSTTYAGKHLLVNHGHVKPVNVTVFDAAGRQVIDYKCNSEKSPVTDIPVTLMSNSLYIIKVFTADKVMSQKLIIEN from the coding sequence ATGAAAAATTTTTACCGGACAGTATTATGTCTGTTCCTATCTCTTGTTGCCGTTCATTTTACCTATTCTCAAGTTGCTAATGGTTCTTTTGAAAGCTGGACAGGAAATGCTCCAGACAGTTGGACCACTATTGATAATGGAATATCATTAAGTGAAAGTACTTCTGTTAAAAAAGAAGGCAGCAGCTCAGCCAGTATTACAGTAAATACCTCCACGCAGGGAGACACAGACTTGCGTCAAACAATTAATGTAACCTCAGGGCAAAACTACACTTTCTCTGTATGGGTATACCACACAGAGGGTGGTATGAGAGCCAGGTTGTACGTTGATGGTTATCAGAATTACTCAGACCCCTCAATTGTAAACCAGTGGCAACAGGTATCCTTTTCCTACACACCTTCATCTTCTAGCATAGAGGTAGGTTTGAGGTTTTATGATGTATCCGGGTTTGATGGCTCTGAAATAGTTTATGCTGACCTGTTTGAGCCAACCACAGCTTCAGGAGGTGGTTCTGGCGGTGGCGGTACAGGTGGTTGTACTGATGTATCAGTTACCTTAAAAACCGACAACTATGCCAGCGAAACAAGCTGGGCGATTAAAAATAGCAGTGGAACTACCCTGCATTCAGGAAATAATTACAGCAATAACACTACATATACCGGAACCTTTTGCCTTGAGGCCGGGGATTATACTTTCACCATTTATGATTCTTACGGCGATGGTATCTGCTGTGCCTATGGTAATGGATACTATACAGTTGAATCAGCAGGAACTACATTAGGCTCCGGCGGGTCGTTTGGTTCGTCAGAGACAGTGCCCTTCACTATTGGCTCAACTGATCCGGGAGATGGTGGCGGTGATACCGGAGACTACTATAACAGTGCATCAGGCCTTACAGGATATACGTTAAAAACAGCTCTTTATAATATTATAAAGGGGCATACTGCTCAGGGGTATAGTGCTCTGTGGACATTCTATAATTCCAGTGAACTGGACCAGAGCTATGAGCATGATGGTACCATTCTCGACATGTATTCCGAAAATCCAAATGGCAATGACCCTTATAATTTTACGAAGTCAAATGACCAATGCGGCACATATTCAGGAGAGGGTGATTGCTATAACAGAGAGCACTCCTTTCCTAGAAGTTGGTTTGGAGGTGCTGTTGAGCCCATGAATTCAGATGTACATCATATTTTTGCCACTGATGGCTACGTGAACGGTAAACGCAGCAGCTATCCGTATGGTGAAGTCGGCTCTGCAAGTTATACCTCTTCTAATGGAAGTAAATTAGGCAGTTCAGCTGCAGGCTTAGGATACAACGGTACCGTTTTCGAACCTATAGATGAGTTTAAAGGAGATTTTGCAAGAGCAGCGTTTTATATGGCTACACGTTATGAGAATGTAATAGGTTCATGGGAAAACAATAGCTCTTATGGTGACGCTGTTCTGGATGGTTCAGGCAATAAAGTATTTGAAGACTGGGCACTTAACATGTTGATGGCGTGGCACAATGCAGACCCGGTAAGCGCAAAGGAAGTAAGCAGAAATGAAGCAGCCTACACTCATCAGGGCAACAGGAATCCATTTGTAGATCATCCGGAGTGGGTGGGAGACATCTGGGGCGGAGGCTCCTCACTTGCACGTACTGCGGGTACAGATGATGAGCATGCAATGAGTACTACATATGCAGGAAAGCACCTTTTGGTAAATCATGGTCATGTTAAGCCTGTAAATGTCACTGTTTTTGATGCTGCAGGCCGTCAGGTGATAGATTATAAGTGTAATAGTGAAAAATCTCCTGTTACTGATATTCCAGTTACACTGATGTCTAATTCGCTTTATATTATTAAGGTTTTTACTGCTGATAAAGTAATGAGCCAAAAGCTGATCATTGAAAACTAA
- a CDS encoding thiolase C-terminal domain-containing protein, whose translation MRGVNIIGAYNSRFGKLEEESLYSLYQKAIAGALEDARRSVEDIDAVFVGNFSGGSFNNQENIASFGVNAMPGLRHKPMYRTENACASGSSAVHMAAMAIKSGMIKRALVVGLEKMTALDTKGVTRALALATFWPEEGSKDVTAPCMFAQLANGWMKKYSYTEEQLRPWLAEIGSKNYTNAAQNPLAHLQKARTAEEIMSLPDEKNPMVNTPLRLHDCSLISDGSAALVLEAEGESSEGASVALRGFYNASDYLDTFGVNKSDSFLEGASFAVKNALEQAGITIKNIQLAEVHDCFTITEMLLYSALGLTKPGREFEAIESKTVFPGGECVVNASGGLKAKGHPIGATGVSMHAYIYKQLTSQPFGLKVPDAECGLVMNIGGSGTSNCASVLTRMA comes from the coding sequence ATGAGAGGAGTAAACATCATCGGTGCCTACAATTCCAGGTTCGGAAAACTTGAAGAAGAGTCTCTTTACAGCTTGTACCAAAAGGCTATAGCGGGTGCTTTGGAAGATGCCCGGCGTAGTGTGGAAGATATTGATGCTGTTTTTGTTGGTAACTTTAGCGGAGGTAGCTTTAATAACCAGGAGAATATTGCATCGTTTGGCGTAAATGCTATGCCGGGCTTGCGCCACAAACCGATGTACCGTACTGAAAATGCATGCGCTTCAGGTTCTTCAGCAGTGCATATGGCAGCCATGGCCATCAAATCAGGCATGATAAAACGTGCCCTGGTCGTTGGACTTGAAAAAATGACGGCGCTGGATACGAAAGGTGTAACACGTGCACTGGCTTTGGCCACTTTTTGGCCTGAGGAAGGCTCAAAGGACGTAACTGCCCCATGTATGTTTGCGCAGTTGGCTAATGGATGGATGAAGAAATATAGTTATACTGAGGAACAGCTAAGACCATGGTTGGCAGAAATCGGCTCCAAAAACTACACAAATGCCGCTCAAAACCCATTGGCGCATTTACAAAAAGCCAGAACTGCCGAAGAAATCATGTCCCTACCCGATGAAAAGAATCCGATGGTCAATACTCCTCTGAGGTTGCACGATTGCTCTCTCATATCCGATGGTTCGGCAGCACTTGTTTTGGAGGCAGAAGGAGAATCATCGGAGGGGGCGAGTGTAGCTTTAAGAGGGTTTTATAATGCCAGTGATTACCTGGATACGTTTGGCGTAAACAAATCGGACTCGTTTCTCGAAGGAGCGTCCTTTGCGGTTAAAAATGCATTGGAGCAGGCAGGTATAACAATAAAGAATATACAGCTGGCAGAAGTGCATGATTGTTTCACCATTACAGAAATGCTTTTATATAGTGCCCTGGGATTAACCAAGCCAGGGCGGGAATTTGAGGCTATTGAAAGTAAAACCGTGTTTCCCGGAGGTGAATGTGTCGTCAATGCATCAGGTGGGTTGAAAGCCAAGGGCCATCCTATAGGTGCCACGGGAGTATCTATGCACGCTTACATTTATAAACAATTGACCAGTCAGCCCTTTGGACTGAAAGTGCCTGATGCAGAATGCGGGTTGGTTATGAACATCGGAGGATCAGGAACCTCCAACTGCGCATCTGTGCTTACCCGGATGGCATAG
- a CDS encoding TVP38/TMEM64 family protein gives MADSVADTTSVKQSKAPLYVSIAILAALVLSYFLIPDFQDFLNNTWQVLTSDNESRIKNWVDQFGIFGPVAIVLSMILQMFLLVIPTPLLMVVSVLAYGPLWGSLIILVAVFCASTTGYLIGAYLGPPVVKKLLGGKSEKKIESFIKDYGFWAVVVTRISPFLSNDAISFVGGILRMGYWRFIGATLLGITPLTVFIAYLGENSKRLRSGLLWGSVASIVLFVLYVWWDKRRQKNKS, from the coding sequence ATGGCAGATTCCGTAGCGGATACTACATCGGTTAAGCAGAGTAAAGCACCATTATATGTATCTATAGCTATTCTTGCGGCCTTGGTACTAAGCTATTTTTTGATCCCTGACTTTCAGGATTTCCTTAATAATACCTGGCAGGTACTTACCAGCGATAACGAATCACGTATCAAAAATTGGGTAGATCAATTTGGCATTTTCGGGCCTGTGGCTATAGTACTTTCCATGATCTTACAAATGTTCTTACTCGTTATACCCACACCACTTCTAATGGTAGTTTCAGTGCTGGCCTACGGCCCGCTTTGGGGTAGCCTTATCATATTGGTGGCTGTTTTTTGTGCATCTACCACTGGCTATCTGATCGGAGCATATTTAGGGCCGCCTGTAGTTAAGAAGCTGCTTGGAGGAAAATCCGAGAAAAAAATTGAGTCTTTCATTAAAGATTACGGATTTTGGGCAGTGGTTGTCACACGCATTTCACCTTTTCTCTCCAATGATGCCATAAGCTTTGTCGGAGGCATATTAAGAATGGGATACTGGAGATTTATAGGAGCCACCTTACTTGGCATAACACCACTGACTGTATTTATTGCCTATCTTGGAGAAAATAGCAAGCGTCTGAGAAGCGGATTGCTTTGGGGCTCAGTTGCAAGTATTGTCCTTTTTGTATTATATGTATGGTGGGATAAACGGCGCCAGAAAAACAAGTCATAA
- a CDS encoding transporter, translating to MKKLILTLTIFLLSLYAWDDLYAQGCVAIRSFSGCGTGVGNGAILMPGESVAGVNFRYFQSFRHFRGKEEEKERVELGTEVINDSYFADFSYTYAFADRFYASLTVPFVYHERSSMYEHGGNSLGERHKTYAKGLADIRIATGYWFLDPEKHPATNISLALGLKLPTGDYDAEGKFYNAGSDGETVTRPVDQSIQPGDGGLGITLETQGFYQLSPKFVLNGNFYYLINPKQHNGTRRREGADPYAAPDQYAARLAMLYATPLNGLGFSFGGRMECVPVYDLIGSSDAYRRPGYAISVEPGINYQVRNFLFNASVPVAIERNRTQSYLDKKSERETGEPRHGDAAFADYLINVGVVYRFHKKNKPEDIFNANE from the coding sequence ATGAAAAAACTTATTCTAACCCTTACAATATTCTTGTTGAGCCTATATGCCTGGGATGATCTATATGCCCAAGGCTGTGTGGCTATTCGTTCATTTTCCGGTTGTGGCACCGGGGTGGGAAACGGAGCTATTTTGATGCCCGGTGAATCTGTGGCAGGCGTAAATTTCCGATACTTTCAATCCTTCAGACATTTCAGAGGAAAAGAAGAGGAAAAGGAACGGGTAGAGCTTGGAACCGAGGTTATCAATGATTCGTATTTTGCAGATTTTTCCTATACCTATGCATTTGCTGACAGGTTTTATGCATCACTTACTGTACCGTTTGTATATCACGAGCGCTCCTCGATGTATGAGCACGGAGGCAATAGCCTTGGCGAAAGACACAAGACTTACGCAAAGGGACTTGCTGATATCCGTATTGCTACCGGGTATTGGTTTTTGGATCCGGAAAAGCATCCAGCGACTAATATCTCTCTCGCCCTGGGCCTGAAATTACCAACTGGTGACTACGATGCAGAAGGAAAGTTCTACAATGCCGGCTCAGATGGAGAAACGGTTACACGGCCTGTAGATCAATCCATTCAGCCCGGAGATGGGGGACTTGGCATCACCCTGGAAACGCAAGGCTTTTACCAATTGAGCCCTAAGTTTGTACTTAATGGAAATTTCTATTACCTGATTAACCCCAAACAGCATAATGGCACCAGAAGAAGAGAGGGAGCCGACCCGTATGCTGCACCTGACCAATATGCTGCACGATTGGCTATGTTATACGCCACACCATTGAATGGGCTTGGATTTTCTTTTGGTGGCCGTATGGAATGTGTACCCGTATACGACCTGATAGGGAGTAGTGATGCCTACAGAAGACCCGGATACGCCATTTCAGTAGAGCCCGGAATAAATTACCAGGTAAGAAATTTTCTATTTAACGCCAGCGTACCGGTGGCTATAGAAAGAAACCGTACTCAAAGCTATCTGGATAAAAAAAGTGAGCGGGAAACCGGAGAACCCCGGCACGGTGATGCGGCTTTTGCCGATTATCTGATCAATGTAGGTGTGGTTTACAGGTTTCATAAAAAGAATAAACCCGAAGATATTTTCAATGCTAATGAATAG